CATGGCTGTGTTGGAGCGCGCTGTTCATTCGTGATGGTAATCTGGTAGCCATTGCCTTTTGTGCAGGTGCTATGGTAATGGTTGAAAGACGTGTTTTCACGAGGGGGAGCCCCCTCGTGCTTTTTTGGCAAAAATAACTTGTTCAGGATTTGGGCTTTCTTTGTGAGATGAGAGATGCCTGACGAATTGATTTGATTAAAATAATGATAAAGCCAAACGATTTAAGAAATGACCGTTCGGAAATTCTGCCCCAAAGGGGCTCTAGAAGCAGTAAAATCGAATTTGTAAGCGTTGACACTGTTGCATAACTCTGTTACACTAAGAGAATGTCATGACAAAAATTACAGTGTAGGAGTTTAATTGTTTATGGAAGAGGATTATAACAAAAGAGAACCTGAGAAGTTTACGCAATTTCTGCGCCGTCAAAAGGTCGTCTTTTTTGTCGCATTTTTTGGTTATGTGTGTGCTTACTTGGTACGCAACAATTTCAAACTAATGTCAAACACTATTATGGTGCAAAATGGTTGGGACAAGGCTCAAATTGCGATCTTGTTATCGTGTTTGACCGTTTCTTATGGCTTAGCAAAATTCTATATGGGAGCCTTAGGGGATCGTGTTAGCTTGAGGAAGCTCTTTTCAATCAGCTTGGGTGCAAGCGCTTTGATTTGTATTTTAATTGGTTTTTTCAATAGTTCAATGGTGGTATTAGGAATACTGCTAGTCTTGTGTGGTGTCGTACAAGGTGCCTTGGCACCTGCCTCACAAGCCATGATTGCCAATTATTTTCCAAATAAAACACGCGGCGGAGCCATCGCTGGATGGAACATTTCTCAAAACATGGGATCAGCCCTCTTGCCATTAACCATCGCCTTGCTCACCAGTATGGGCTTGGTGGTACCAGCTAATGGCAATATTTTACTTGCCTTTTTAATCCCTGGCGTTTTAGTGTTCTTGTTTGCTTTGTGTTGCTGGAAGCTTGGCGGTGATAACCCTGAGTCTGAGGGACTTGACTCTCTTCGAACGATGTATGGTGATGCGGGCGAGTCAGCTGTTGCCAGTGAAGAAGAAAAGCATAACCTGTCTTATTGGCAACTCATCTGGAAATACGTTTTTTGTAACCCGTCGCTCTTACTTGTTGCTGCTGTCAATGTGGCCCTTTATTTTGTTCGTTTTGGGATTGAAGACTGGATGCCGATCTACTTGTCACAAGTAGCCAATATGTCAGAGGCTCATATCCATTTTGCGATTTCAATGTTAGAGTGGGTCGCTATTCCAGGCTCGCTGGTATTTGCGTGGTTAGCGGTTCGTTATCCTAATAAAATGGCCAAGGTTGGGGCTATTGGGCTTTTTGTGTTAGCGGCTATTGTCTTTGTCTATGAACGCTTGACTGCCACAGGTGCTCCAAATTATTTCTTGTTGCTTGTTATTGCAGGTATTTTAGGGTCATTGATTTATGGCCCACAGTTGATCGTGAATATTTTAACAATCAACTTTGTTCCTTTAAATGTTGCAGGAACAGCGATTGGTTTTGTAGGAGTAACAGCTTATCTCATCGGCAATATGGGAGCAAACTGGCTGATGCCGATTTTGGCAGATGGTTTTGGCTGGTTTTGGTCATATATTGTCGTTGCAGCCTTATCTGCTTTTTCAGCGGTTGGTTATTTGATTTTAGCCAAACGTGAGGAAGAAATCATCAAAGATTAGCTAGGCAAATGCCTAAGAAAGACAGACTTATTGCTGAAGTCCTGTCTTTTTTAGTTATCACAAGCCGCAAATGACACTATAAAAGACAAGAAAATGCTAGGATGTTTCAGGAAAAAAAGAGAAAATATGCTATAATGAGAAGGTATTTAAATTATATAGTAAGGAAAAACAAATGACAAATTATGCCATTATTTTAGCAGCGGGCAAAGGGACTCGCATGACTTCTGATCTCCCAAAAGTTCTTCATAAAGTATCTGGACTAACCATGCTTGAGCATGTTTTTCGTAGTGTAAAAGCGATTAGTCCTGAAAAATCCGTGACGGTTATTGGTCACAAATCAGAAATGGTACGTGCTGTCTTAGCAGATCAATCAGCCTTTGTCCATCAAACAGAGCAGTTAGGAACTGGCCATGCCGTGATGATGGCAGAAACACAACTAGAAGGACTAGAAGGGCATACCTTGGTGATTGCAGGAGATACTCCCTTGATCACTGGAGAAAGCCT
The genomic region above belongs to Streptococcus pyogenes and contains:
- a CDS encoding MFS transporter; the encoded protein is MEEDYNKREPEKFTQFLRRQKVVFFVAFFGYVCAYLVRNNFKLMSNTIMVQNGWDKAQIAILLSCLTVSYGLAKFYMGALGDRVSLRKLFSISLGASALICILIGFFNSSMVVLGILLVLCGVVQGALAPASQAMIANYFPNKTRGGAIAGWNISQNMGSALLPLTIALLTSMGLVVPANGNILLAFLIPGVLVFLFALCCWKLGGDNPESEGLDSLRTMYGDAGESAVASEEEKHNLSYWQLIWKYVFCNPSLLLVAAVNVALYFVRFGIEDWMPIYLSQVANMSEAHIHFAISMLEWVAIPGSLVFAWLAVRYPNKMAKVGAIGLFVLAAIVFVYERLTATGAPNYFLLLVIAGILGSLIYGPQLIVNILTINFVPLNVAGTAIGFVGVTAYLIGNMGANWLMPILADGFGWFWSYIVVAALSAFSAVGYLILAKREEEIIKD